TTTCTTGAATTTTTTCTAATTGCTCAGGGGAGGAATTTAGAATTAATTCATCTAATTTTTGCAAATGTTTTCGCTCAAGTGGAGTCATTTAATTTTAAATTAAAAATTCTCTTTTATGAGCCAAAGTTAGCATATTAGACTAATTACTAAACTTCATAGACACAATTCTTGCGAATATATAATAGAAGATTTTATCCTAGGCTCAGTATGGAAACCAAAAATATTGGGCTTAGAGGAATTGAAGTTGCAGATACCAAAATTTCCCATATTGATGGTGAGAAAGGCAAGCTCATTTATCGTGGTTATGATATTTTAGATCTTACAGAAAATTCTACATTTGAAGAGACAGCATATTTGCTTCTGTATGATAACCTACCAACTCAACAACAATTAGATGAATTTAATGCAAAACTTGTAGAGGCAAGATACATTCCCAAACAAATGCAAAAAAACATGGGAAATTGGAGAAAAGATGCAGATCCTATGGATATGCTTCAAGCATTTGTTGCAGCCCTTGCAGGATATTATGATGAAGAGTTTTCAAACAAAGATGCAAGTTATGATAAAGCAATTAGTTTGATTGCAAAGGTTCCTACAATTATTGCTAGCTGGCAAAGACTCAGAGACGGTCTAGAAATTGTAGATCCTGATCCTACACTTAGTCATGCTGCAAATTTTCTTTACATGATGTTTGGTGAGAAACCAGATCCAGAAGTTGAAAAGATTTTTGATGTTTGTTTAATTCTTCATGCGGATCATACATTTAATGCATCAACATTTACCGCAAGACAAGTAGCATCAACTAGAGCACATATGTTTTCAGCATCAAGTGCAGCTATTGGTGCATTAAGTGGGGAACTTCATGGAGGGGCAAATACAGAAGTAATGAAAATGCTCTTAGAGATAGGATCTATTGATAAAGTTGAAGATTGGATTAAAGACAAAATGTCAAAAGGTGAGAGAATTATGGGAATGGGTCATGCAGTTTACAAAACATATGATCCACGTGCACAAGTTCTAAAAGAATTATCAAGAAAGCTTGCAGATAAAACTAAAGAGCCATGGTATGCCATTACAGAAAAAGTTGAAACTACTACCATTGAAGAGATGAAAAAACAGAAAGGAAAGGATATTTATCCAAATGTGGATTTGTATAGTGCTTCACTTTATTACATGTTAAAAATTCCAGTTGATCTTAACACACCAATCTTTGCAATTTCAAGAGTTGTAGGATGGGCAGCACATATCATAGAAGAAAAATTTGCAGAAGCAGCACCAAAGCCTGCACTGTATAGACCAAAAGCAGTCTATGTTGGAAAATATTGTGGACCTGAAGGTTGTGAATATAAAACCCTGGACTTGAGAAAATAATTTTTAGTTTCTTGTACTTAGCCACTCTTTTGCTTTAGAGTTAACATCGTGTTTGTAGAGCACTTCAAAGACCATATCATAAAATGTGATACCTTTTTTTTGTGCCTGATCATCTAACCATTTTATTCCATCTGCCAATTCTGGATCATATTCAGAAAATTCTACTAATTCATCCACCATTTTTGAAAAGAATGCGTGTGATTCAAGCATACGTTCACCTTTCAATCTATGATCATAAGTGGGGTATTCAAAATATATAGACAAATAAGTCATAAGTTTCGGGGCCAACGTGCCTATTTTATTTGAAATTTGATCTAATATCTATCAAAAAAATATTTTCAATATTAAATTCTAATGTATATGAAAACATAATTTTAAAAATTCAATTATTCTTACATCCAATATTTCTAGATAAATATGAAAACAAGAAGAATACGATATTATTGGGTTGAACTTTGAATATCATAATTTTGTTAAAATAAAATCAGATAAGGGTAATTTGTGAGCATAATACTCTAGTCATAAGATTTCAAGGTAGGACTCCACTAAAAAATCAAAATTTATAGCATTATTGTTAGTATGAAATGTCATGACTTCTAATTTTAGAATACAAAGGATTAAGATACATAATTTCAAAAATTTTAGAGATTTAGATCTAGAACTTGAAAAACTGAATGTAATAGTAGGACAAAATGCCTCTGGAAAGTCAAATTTCAAACAAATTTTTTCATTTTTAAAAGATATCGTTACTGATGGACTTGATGATGCTATTTCTTATCAAGGAGGAAGTGAATACCTACGAAATTTTTCATCTAAAGACATGACTTTAAAAATGGAAATTCATTTTGTTTCTGATGAACCAAACGAAGTAGAACGAATACATCCTCGTGGAGACTATGCAATTGTAGTCACTACCAAAAAAATTGTATACAAATTTGCTCTGCAATTTTTCAAAAATTCAAATTACAAAATAATCAAAGATGAGTTAATCATATCAGGTTCATTTGAAGATGAATCTCAAAATAAAATATTATCGGGAAATATCATTTTTTCAAAACATGGAAAAGATATCAAACAAAAATATGATTTTCCATCAACCGCAGGTTCTATATTACAAAGACAGTATGAAATTTTTGAATTTTCTCCTTTGACGGATAAACAACTATTGCTAGAAGCAAAACTTTTTGGATTCATGGTAAAAAACTGGTATGATTTTCTTAACACTATGGGAATTTATGATTTTGATCCAAGATCATTAAAATCACCTAGCGGTTTTAGAAGTGGAACAGATTTACACTATAATGGGTCTAATCTATCATTTATTCTTAATCAAATAAACCAAGATCCTAAAAAAAGAAAAACATTAACAAGATATGTTCATGATATGTTACCTTTCTTCAAATCCATTTCAATAGAACGTACAACTGATGGCTCTTTAAGATTTAATCTCAATGAAACATATAATTCAAAAAAAATGCCTGCGATTTATGTTTCTGATGGAACAGTAAATGTTATTGCATTAACCATTGTTTTATTCTTACAGAACAATCATCTTACATTTATTGAAGAGCCTGAAAGAAATATACATCCTGGGATTTTATCTAATTTGGTACAATTGTTTGATGATGCATCTGAAGAAAATCAAATAATTGTTACAACTCATAATACAAATATTCTTGATCATATTAAACTTGAAAATATTCTAATTGTAAGTAGAAACACCGAGGGAGATTCTAATGTAATTAAACCCATAAATGATGAAGAACTTAAAAAATTCAAAAAAGTAATGTCTATGAAATATCTTATGACGCAAAATATGCTAGGGTGATTTACAGGATTTGCAAATGCATGTTTTTGTGGAGGGTCCAGATGATGTACGATTATTGGGTGTAGTGTTAAAGAAATGTTATTCACAATACACTTCTAAATTATACAAATTTGTGAATTCTGATTCTAATTTGGTTAAAGAACACATCAAAATATTAAAAGAGAAGAAAGAGCCATGTATCTTGATTACAGATATGGATAATTATACCTCAATTACAGAAAGGAAAAAACAACGTTCCAAAGAATATGACATAGAATTTGAAAATGTGATTGTAGTAAAAAAATCAATTGAGAGCTGGTATGCTGCTGGTGCACCTACTTCATTATTTCAACCTCAAGGGAATCATTCTGAAACTATAGATAAAATCAAATTTAATCAGCTAATTGGTAGAAGTTCCCTACATACTAGGATCATGGTGGAGATATCGGAAGATTTTGATACAGGTCGTGCTGTATCAAATAATAAATCTTTCAAATATTTTTATCGTGAACTAAAAAATTTACTTAAACCATTTGAAAATAATAAAAATGTGAGTGAATAATGGCACTAAAAAATTTAATTCAAAACCAAAAAAAAATCCCAGTGAGTAAAATAGAATTAGATCTTGTAAATCCTAGATACAATGATCAATTAACCCAGACTGGAAAATCCAAATGGGATGAAGATAAAATCCAGAAAATCATACAAGATGATCTTAAAGATATTTTCATGTCCATAAAAAATCAAGGAGTAATTGATCCAATTTGGGTTGTACAATTACCTAATTCAAAATATGGTGTAATCGAGGGCAGTAGACGAGTTGTTGCATTAAGAATACTAAGTAATGATGATCGAATAAAACCTCCAAAAGGAATTTCTTATGATCAAATATTAGCAAACATAATTCCTTCAAATACTCCCAAAAACGATATTGATGCAGTTAAAGTTCTTTTACAAACTGGAAAAAAAGATTGGGGACCATTCAATGTTGCATTTATTATTGATAAGTTATTTCGTGAAGGGCTTGATTCTAAAGAGATTGCAAAAATGATGTCTAAAACAAAAGGATTTGTAGAAAGGGAGTATCGAAGTTTTGGATTATACAAAGAATATGGGGATTATCTCAAAAATAAAAAACTTAATCCAGATCCAAGAAAATATACTTATTTCCAAAGAGCCAGTGATGCAGTCAAAAAAAGATTTTTTTCAACAAGAACAGGTAAAAGAGAATTTTTTGAATTGATAACTCCTCATGGAAACCAAAAAGCACGCATTCCATCTGTCGCACTGAAGGGAGGATTATATCATTTTAATAAAATTGCAGAGGATCCACAAATTCTTAATAAATTTCTAAATGACCCCGATATGACAGTTACAGATGCTATGAATATGTATTTGGGGAAATATATCACTGCGAAATTTCCATGGTCTAAAAAATTTGTAGAGTTATCTGAAAAAATACACAATATTGATCCTGAAATTATTCGAGAATTTAAAAATGATAAAGGATTAAAAAAAGACATTTTGACTATTTTCAAATTCTGTAAACAAGTATTAAAAAATTAGATTCCATCTATTTCCTCAAAATCTTCAATCAGGATTATTTTGCGTTAAGTTTATCAATTGAAGCCTTTACAGCTAAACATTGTATAAAAAATCAAGCCCAATAGTTACTGCTATTAGAATTCCTAAAAACAGTGCCGATATTGGCTATCGGATTTTTAAAGGAGATTGTGAAAAATGGTTTGAAAAATTAGATAAGATTTGTAGAAATAAGGCAAAATTAATTTATCTTGATCCTCCATACAATACAAAACGAAATAGAGGAGCAAGGAGTTATTTTTCTGACAATAATGATTGTTGGACAGAATTCATGCAAAATGTACTTAAGAAGTCTCATTCTTATTTGAAAAAATCAGGATTTCTTGTAATTTCAATAAACCAAATGGAGATGTTCAATTTAAAAAATATCGCTGAAGAAATTTTTCCGCATGGCTTTGTGGGTGTTTTTCCTGTGAAAACTAGACATCATGAAAGACAGCTTATGATTAATGCAACATTTCATAATGTTTATGAATATCTTTTAATTTTCAGGAAAAGTAAGTCTACTCGTTTCTATTCTTCTCATGCTCCATACGATCTCAAAGAATTTTGTTATGATATCAGAATATTAAATGACTCTCCAATAAAAAAACAAATTGGAGGTAAAACTGTTGAAATATACAAAAATAATCAATATAAAATAACTAAACTACAACCATCTAAAACAAGATTTAGAAAATATATGATTTCTGGAAAAATCGCCACTGCAAACTGGTCAGGAGCAATTTATGAAAAATACATTAAAAATCTCGGAGCTAATTTACTTGTGAAAGTTCATGGTTTAGATAAAAAAGGGTTAGGTTATCGTTGGTTTATCACTCCTTTTAGTACCAATAAAAGAGGATTATATTTTCAACACACAAGCAGTGCTGGCAGACCATTACTTTTCACAAATTTTTTAGATTACACAGACATAATAACAAAAATTTATTCTGAAGGTGGTCCTGGATGTGATTTTAAAGATTCTAAAAAACCAGAAGAACTCATAGGTAAACTATTGGAAGTCACTACCAAAAAACATGATCTTGTTTTAGATTTTTTTGGAGGTAGCGGTACAACACTTGTTAGTTGCATTAAACACGGTCGCTCATGTATAACAATTGAAAAAAATAATGAGGCATTAAAAACAATGTATACCAGATTAAAGAATATGCATAAAGGAAAAGATCTTGATGGGAAAAAATACAAATTCATAGTTAAACGCCACAAACTTTGATATTTTTTTAACACATCATACTAAACGATTTCTAAAAGAAAATAATTAACATATAAAAATCGAGAAAAATTTGAATCTTTAATATTCCAATGTCACTATGAACCTCAAACATGTGTTTTATAATATACTAAAACCCCGTTTCTCATAAAATCAAACATATTTTGACAAAAACAAGCCTAAAATACAAAAAATAAAACCCCGAATCATGTGGATTATATAGACAAAAAACCCCTTTTTGGTTGACAATTGGAGCATCTTTTTTATTATTATGGCGATGCAAAAAATATCTCATGGGTAATTCAATCAAATGATTCAGTTACTGAGCAAAATAGAGAGCATGTAAATATTTACAAAAATAAAATTTCAAATTTACAATCAAAATACATTGCATTGCATATTGGATTATTTTGGGGAATCGGGGTCTTTATAATTAAAAATGAAGATACCATCAAAATAAAATGTGATGATAAAGAAATTTTTGAACACATGACATCCAAATTAAAAAGCAAAGATGAGTTTATTGAAAAAAGAACATTTTTCATTAATCAATTAATTAATCAAAGAAAATTAAAAGTAGAATTTGATTTGATTGATAAAAGTGAGAACTTGGCAAAAATTAAAAATAAATGCAAATGAGCTTAAGACCAAAAACGGAGAGTTACTTGGTGACAGCTCATCTGCGATGTATGAATTTCTTACACATTGGTTTGATAAAACAAAGAATTGTTTACTTTCATTGACAACAATCAATGTTCAAGTAAAGCGATCATATGAGATTTACAATTATTTTAGAAAATTTTTGTAATAATTTATGAATTTAATGAGATCAAGGGTTAAACGATGATTCAAGAGCAAAATAGATTTCATTAAAATAATATTTTTTTAAAATGGACGTGGAATTAACGATTAGGTTTATTTAGCATTGAAAAATCAATTGGGTAATTATGGCAGGTATAGACAGAGCAGCAATCGTTTTCTCAATTGCAATTGCACTAATTGGTGTAGGTGTTGCAGTTGTAGGAGACTCTATTGACTATTCACCATCTACTACTATAGCCCCAAAGGTAATGAAAGATACTTCAGAACCTAAAGCTCAAACTGATCCATTTGCAGATTTAGCCGAGAAAGTGAAATCTGAAACACCAAAGATGGAGGAGAAGAAAGTAGTTGTTAAAGAAGAAGTCAAAATGGAAGAGACAAAAGAAAAACCAATCATTAAGGAAGAAAAACCAATGATGGAAAAAACTGGTCCAAAAACTCACAAAGTTGAGATTCCAGTAGGTACCTCAGTTCCAGGTTGTGAAGAGACTAACACATGCTACTCACCAGCTAAAATCACAATTAAAGCTGGAGACACAGTACAATGGGTTAATGTCGACACAGCTGCACACACAGTAACTGGCGGTAGTCCAGCAGATGGTCCATCAGGCGTATTTGATAGCAGTCTGGTCATGGCAAATGCAAACTATGCATTTACTTTTGACAAGGCAGGAAGCTACAAGTATTTTTGTATGGTACATCCTTGGATGGTCGGTAGTGTCACAGTGAACTAATCCAAATTTTTTCCTTTTTTTGTTTTTATGAAATTATGCAATTCATGATTTTCAAAGATTAGCTTTATTTACCATAAAAAAATTAGGGGATTCATTATGGCAGGTATAGACAGAGCTGCAATTGCATTTACTATTGCAATTACAGCCATAGGCGCAGGATTTGCATTTGTTGGAGATTCTGTTGACTATTCCCCAATTGTCTCAACTCCAGCCGCTTCAACACAGACTTCAGAGCCAATGATGGAAAAAACTGATCCATTTGCAGATTTGGCTGACAAGGTAAAGTCTGAAACAGTTAAACCACTCAAAAGCGGATGGGAGCGATTAACATCGGATACTGATCCAGGTGTTGGACATGAAACACATCAGTTAGCAATAATTTTGGCACCAAGTGACAAAGTTTATTCAGGTACACTCAACTATGATGCATCTGAACCAATTCAACTTGTCACATTACATGGACCATTAGCTAGTGGTGAAGATAAGGGACAAGCAACATGGACTCCTGATGGAAAAACAAAGTTTGCATTAACTTTTGTTGATCCAAAGAATGCAAAAGGCAAATGGGAATTTGCCGGAAACGCTTTAGCAGTTCACACAATGAAAACAGAGCCATTCACAGTTGATTACAAAGTAGATTTTAGTGAGAAACCAAAATCAAATACTGTTATGACTGGTACAACCACGTCAGTAACAGATCCTGGACTTGGTCATGAATCACATCAACTTGCAGTGCTACTTGCACCATCAAGTAAGGTGTATTCAGGAATTCTCTCATATTCTGCTTCTGAAAATATTCAACTAGTATCACTTAGAGGACCAATTGGTTCTGATGAGAAACCAGACAAAACTTGGACACCTGATGGTGAAACAATATTTGAATTGACATTTGTTGATCCAAAGAATGCAATGGGCTCATGGAAATTCACTGGAAACGCTTTAGCAGTTCACACAATGAACACAAATCCATTTACTGTTAGCTATTCTGTAAGTGCAACTGCAACTGCAGGAGAGCAAAAGAAAGAAGAGGTCAAAATGGAAGAAAAACCAATGATGGAAAAAACTGGTCCAAAAACTCACAAAGTTGAGATTCCAGTAGGTACCTCAGTTCCAGGTTGTGAAGAGACTAACACATGCTACTCACCAGCTAAAATCACAATTAAAGCTGGAGACACAGTACAATGGGTTAATGTCGACACAGCTGCACACACAGTAACTGGCGGTAGTCCAGCAGATGGTCCATCAGGCGTATTTGATAGCAGTCTGGTCATGGCAAATGCAAACTATGCATTTACTTTTGACAAGGCAGGAAGCTACAAGTATTTTTGTATGGTACATCCTTGGATGGTCG
The window above is part of the Nitrosopumilus sp. genome. Proteins encoded here:
- a CDS encoding plastocyanin/azurin family copper-binding protein, which codes for MAGIDRAAIAFTIAITAIGAGFAFVGDSVDYSPIVSTPAASTQTSEPMMEKTDPFADLADKVKSETVKPLKSGWERLTSDTDPGVGHETHQLAIILAPSDKVYSGTLNYDASEPIQLVTLHGPLASGEDKGQATWTPDGKTKFALTFVDPKNAKGKWEFAGNALAVHTMKTEPFTVDYKVDFSEKPKSNTVMTGTTTSVTDPGLGHESHQLAVLLAPSSKVYSGILSYSASENIQLVSLRGPIGSDEKPDKTWTPDGETIFELTFVDPKNAMGSWKFTGNALAVHTMNTNPFTVSYSVSATATAGEQKKEEVKMEEKPMMEKTGPKTHKVEIPVGTSVPGCEETNTCYSPAKITIKAGDTVQWVNVDTAAHTVTGGSPADGPSGVFDSSLVMANANYAFTFDKAGSYKYFCMVHPWMVGSVTVN
- a CDS encoding AAA family ATPase encodes the protein MTSNFRIQRIKIHNFKNFRDLDLELEKLNVIVGQNASGKSNFKQIFSFLKDIVTDGLDDAISYQGGSEYLRNFSSKDMTLKMEIHFVSDEPNEVERIHPRGDYAIVVTTKKIVYKFALQFFKNSNYKIIKDELIISGSFEDESQNKILSGNIIFSKHGKDIKQKYDFPSTAGSILQRQYEIFEFSPLTDKQLLLEAKLFGFMVKNWYDFLNTMGIYDFDPRSLKSPSGFRSGTDLHYNGSNLSFILNQINQDPKKRKTLTRYVHDMLPFFKSISIERTTDGSLRFNLNETYNSKKMPAIYVSDGTVNVIALTIVLFLQNNHLTFIEEPERNIHPGILSNLVQLFDDASEENQIIVTTHNTNILDHIKLENILIVSRNTEGDSNVIKPINDEELKKFKKVMSMKYLMTQNMLG
- a CDS encoding plastocyanin/azurin family copper-binding protein; translation: MAGIDRAAIVFSIAIALIGVGVAVVGDSIDYSPSTTIAPKVMKDTSEPKAQTDPFADLAEKVKSETPKMEEKKVVVKEEVKMEETKEKPIIKEEKPMMEKTGPKTHKVEIPVGTSVPGCEETNTCYSPAKITIKAGDTVQWVNVDTAAHTVTGGSPADGPSGVFDSSLVMANANYAFTFDKAGSYKYFCMVHPWMVGSVTVN
- a CDS encoding ParB/RepB/Spo0J family partition protein translates to MSKIELDLVNPRYNDQLTQTGKSKWDEDKIQKIIQDDLKDIFMSIKNQGVIDPIWVVQLPNSKYGVIEGSRRVVALRILSNDDRIKPPKGISYDQILANIIPSNTPKNDIDAVKVLLQTGKKDWGPFNVAFIIDKLFREGLDSKEIAKMMSKTKGFVEREYRSFGLYKEYGDYLKNKKLNPDPRKYTYFQRASDAVKKRFFSTRTGKREFFELITPHGNQKARIPSVALKGGLYHFNKIAEDPQILNKFLNDPDMTVTDAMNMYLGKYITAKFPWSKKFVELSEKIHNIDPEIIREFKNDKGLKKDILTIFKFCKQVLKN
- a CDS encoding citrate synthase, yielding METKNIGLRGIEVADTKISHIDGEKGKLIYRGYDILDLTENSTFEETAYLLLYDNLPTQQQLDEFNAKLVEARYIPKQMQKNMGNWRKDADPMDMLQAFVAALAGYYDEEFSNKDASYDKAISLIAKVPTIIASWQRLRDGLEIVDPDPTLSHAANFLYMMFGEKPDPEVEKIFDVCLILHADHTFNASTFTARQVASTRAHMFSASSAAIGALSGELHGGANTEVMKMLLEIGSIDKVEDWIKDKMSKGERIMGMGHAVYKTYDPRAQVLKELSRKLADKTKEPWYAITEKVETTTIEEMKKQKGKDIYPNVDLYSASLYYMLKIPVDLNTPIFAISRVVGWAAHIIEEKFAEAAPKPALYRPKAVYVGKYCGPEGCEYKTLDLRK
- a CDS encoding site-specific DNA-methyltransferase, giving the protein MYKKSSPIVTAIRIPKNSADIGYRIFKGDCEKWFEKLDKICRNKAKLIYLDPPYNTKRNRGARSYFSDNNDCWTEFMQNVLKKSHSYLKKSGFLVISINQMEMFNLKNIAEEIFPHGFVGVFPVKTRHHERQLMINATFHNVYEYLLIFRKSKSTRFYSSHAPYDLKEFCYDIRILNDSPIKKQIGGKTVEIYKNNQYKITKLQPSKTRFRKYMISGKIATANWSGAIYEKYIKNLGANLLVKVHGLDKKGLGYRWFITPFSTNKRGLYFQHTSSAGRPLLFTNFLDYTDIITKIYSEGGPGCDFKDSKKPEELIGKLLEVTTKKHDLVLDFFGGSGTTLVSCIKHGRSCITIEKNNEALKTMYTRLKNMHKGKDLDGKKYKFIVKRHKL